GTCTTTAATGGATTTTCATCCAACTTAAATACATCGGTGCAGCAAAACTGCTGAGGCAACTGCCAACGTTTAGCAAAATTTTGTCCTTGCTCGCACAGGCTTTGTTGCCATTCTAGACTGGTTACATTGGTATGAAGGGTTTTAGCAAGATAACGGCCTAAATGTCCTTTACCAGCACACCACTCTACAATCGGTAATCCATCTAAAGGAACATGGTAAGCAAACTGAGTGATTTGTTGCCACTTACGTCCTTTAATATGGGCACTAAAGTGACTTAATTCAGTTTCTGTTAGTGCTGACTTACTATCATTTCCGGTGCTAGCTATAAACTCATTGCACAATAAGCTTCTCAGCTCAGTAAACTCAATAGTCAAACTTGAGCTCGAATTTGAACCCGAGGCTGAGTTCAAATCCTCAACCACACTTGGCAACAAAAATTCCACGAGCGTTTGCTGTTCAACATCTAACGCATCAATATCAGCATCATCAATTTGCCACACTTTATCTGCCAATCTTGGAAATGCTTGTTCCCAAGGTAAAGATTGGCACTCAAATGCTTGCACTTGCCATAAAGGCTTAAGCAAGGTTAACCATTTGCTTATCTGCAAGAGTTTCGTTGTGTTAGCAGTACTAATAGACAATGCTGAAGCCTTCTATGCTTGTTTTCTTATCGCCATTCGCTTGCCTAACCAGACACCGAACCCTAAAGGCGCAAAAAATACCGCGATTAAGAACAAAATGAAATACACAATCATACTCTTGAGCATTTCAGTGATCTGTTTGAAGACTAATTCAACGGTTTTATGGGTTAACGAATCTAAATCCTGAATCGCTGCTTCTCGCTCATCAGTAATCATTTGCACCAATGCTTCACGCTCATGGGTAATAATCAGCGCAAGCGAAGCACGCTCTTTTGATAGCTGTTGCAGTTTATCATCTGTCACTGCACTTAACTGCTCAATTAACGGACTCAGTTCGGTGCGCATATCTGACGCTAACAGTGTCATCATTTCTGGTGTTTGTTCCATTAAGGCTTGAAACTTTACCGTAGTTTCGCTGATATTTTTAAGAGCTTGTTCTACATCGGCGGCATTAACATCTGCATGCAAGGCATATAGCTCGGCTTTCCAACCTAATATTTTAGGCATTTGCTGAGTTGTCATGGCCATTCTATCTGACATATCACTCATCACTTCAGGCATTGAGCCAAAAGTAGTGATCGCTTCAAACTCAGAAATATTGCTATAAGCTAACCAATCTTGAAACGCTGATGTTCGACTAAAACTAATATCTTTAATTGGATTTTTTGCTACATATTGCTTAATAAAAGCTTGATGTTTTTTGTAGCTGCTAGCATCAACAAATCCTTTGACCGTTTTTGCAAACTGCGCTGATAATATCTGACTCGCCTCTATCGCAATGATTTGCTGCTCACCAAACAAATCACTGCCAGCACCTTCAGAGAAATACTGTTCCATTTGTGCGGTAAACACCCAAGTATCCAGCATTGCTGCCACTGGTGAAGCTTGAAAAATCGCACGCTGTAAGTTTTGCTCTGAGTAAATTTTCCACATCAAAGTATTCGAAATAACCGTGACATCATCTGTGCCATTGGCAATGAGATCAGCACTGGCTTCTACTTGAGTATAAAAAGTGTAACTAAACTCACGGCTAAACATCCGCATGTTAATTTGATCTTTAGGTAATGGCTCGACACCACTTTCAAGTTTCACTTCAAGTAACGAACACCCCGTCATAATGAGTAAACTTAACACCGCCATCGATATAATAGACCCGCGCTTTACTACTGAACATAGCCAAGATTTCATGGTATTCTCCACACCAACTTGTAGCAATTAAGCTAATTTTATCCAACACCAACTCGCCGCTAATGTTACAAAAAAAACAAAATGGCGACAGTTAACCAATAAGATTAACTAGTTGATATATAATAATTAAATTTCATCGAAGACTAATTTTTATCATGCTTTATGTCTAGTTTTTTGATGGATAAATGAATACCAATCACTCCCTGACTTGTAATTATAGGACGAATAAATGCACTCACCTTGCGTTGCTAAATGCGGGCTAAACGATGACGACTTTTGTATGGGTTGTTTTAGACACATCAATGAAATAGTTGGCTGGGGAAAGGCTAGTGACGAAAAGAAACAACAAATTTGGGATTTATTGCCTGAGCGCAAACAAACACTTAAAGGTGGTAATAGCCATCAGGTGATCAGCCGAGACAAATGGCTAGCTGCCGAAGGTAAGCTGTAACATCGGTTTATTCAGCAGCTTAATGCCTAAAACCCAAAAAAAGGTTACCCGAAGGTAACCTTTTAATTCAACTCAGCGAACACTTTAACACTGATAGTAAACCTTAAGTTTTTAGCAATAACTTACTTTTTCATCATCGATTTTAAATCAGCAAAAGGATTGTAAGTCGCAGCTTCTTGTTTCACTTCTTTGGTGCTGCCGTAACGGATCAATTCTTCAAAACGGGAATGCTCGTTATCGTGACAATAAAGACATAATAGCTCCCAGTTAGAGCCATCTGATGGGTTATTATCATGGTTATGATCAACATGATGCACTGTAAGCTCAGATAAATTCTTATGGGTGAACTCACGAGTACAACGGCCGCATACCCAAGGATAGAGCTTTAACGCTTGTTCGCGATATCCTTTTTCTCGGCTGGCTTTGTACTCTCTCGCTTCCGCTAATACTTTATCTAGTTTACTTTGAGTGCCTGACATCGACTTTCCCACTATTGTTTGTTAACCATTAGTGACCAATTTTTATAAATTAGCCCAAAAAATTACCCCAAGGATAATCTCAGTTATCACTTGAGGCAATGTTTTCTGCTATAGCGATTATATAGCGACTAAATTTAAGCAGTGCCTATAGCCATCACACTTATTACAGAAGCTTTAAAATTCATTAAACCATCACCAACTCAGAATTAGACAGGTGTTGATAATGCAGATAACGCTCATACTGGTTAACGATATCGGCAATAATCTGCTCTTGTGTATAGCCCATCACATCATAATGCTGGCCACCGTGCTCTAAAAACACTTCTACTCTGTAGTAATCTTGATGACTATCAAACGTCTCGACTTCAGTACCATTCATCGTAAAGGCTCGGATACGGAGCCCATAGGCAAATGGCGAAGTTTCATTTTCAGAACTGCCTATTAGTAGCCATACCCGTTGGTTAACTTGAGTAATTACCGCTGGTACATTTTTGTCTAAGAAGGCTTGCTTTACTTCTTTCAAAGCAGGTTTAGCAATCATATCCAGAAAGTTTTGTGCATCTTGCTGGCTTGGCTGCGAAACCAGCACATCAATCCGGTCTTTCCAGCTCATATTCGCCTGTGCAAATTGGACGCTAGTATTATGTTGTTGGACACTTTCAAGCTTTAAACGGTCATCTTTAAGGGCTTTATATAGTCCAATACACATCAAAAACATCACAATCAAAAATGGCATAGCACTGGCAATCGCAGCGGTTTGAAGTGCATGTAAACCACCAGCAACGAGTAATACAGACGCTACAACACCTTGTAAAACCGCCCAGAATAATCGCTGCCACACAGGTGAAGTTCTATCACCACCTGAGGTTAAGTTGTCTATGACTAATGAGCCTGAATCAGAAGAAGTCACAAAAAAGGTCACCACTAAAAAGACGGCTACAACGGATAAAACTGTGCTAAATGGTAAAAACTCAAAGAATCTAAACAATGCCACCGATACATCATTACTTACAGCATCCGCTAAGTAAGTTGCACCGCGATTCATAATGGCGTCAATGGCAGTATTACCAAACACCGTCATCCACAAAAAGGTGATCCCTGTGGGTACAAACAACATACCCATTAAAAACTCACGAATGGTACGTCCGCGACTCACTCGGGCGATAAAAGTACCAACAAATGGAGACCAAGAAATCCACCAGCCCCAATACAATAATGTCCAACCACCAATCCAATCCTCTTTTTGCTCATAGGCATAGAGGTTAAAAGTTTTATTCACAATATCGCTAAAGTAACCGCCAGTGTTTTCCACGAATGCTTGTAAAAGCATTACCGTAGGTCCTAAAAACAATACTGCTATTAACAAGATTAATGCTAAAAAGAGATTCAACTCACTTAACCGTCTTACCCCTTTATCTAACCCTGCTACAACCGAAACTGTCGCGATGGCAGTAATGCTAAGGGTTAAAAACACTTGAGTGGAAATCGTATTCGGGAATCCGTCTATTAAATAGCTCAAACCTGAATTGACTTGTAAAACACCAAAACCAAGTGATGTCGCAACACCAAACATAGTGCCTAACACTGCAAACGTATCAACCGCATGGCCAATAGGACCATAGATCCGATCACCGATTAACGGATACAAACCGGATCTTGGCAATAATGGCAATTTATGACGATATGAAAAGTAAGCTAAACTAAGCGCAACCACAGCATAGATAGCCCACACATGAAGACCATAATGATAAAAAGTGATTTTCAGAGCATCTTTAGCAGCTTGAATGCTTTCAGGATCTGCCTCTGGCGGAGCCAAAAAATGCATTACAGGCTCAGCGACACCAAAAAACATTAAGCCAATACCCATGCCTGCTGAAAAAAGCATCGACACCCAACTCTTGTTGCTGTAGTCAGGTACTGAATGATCTGGGCCCAACTTAATATCCCCGTATCGACTAAGCATCACATAGATAATAAATATCAAAAAGATGCCGACACCAAGAATATAAAGCCAACCAGCTTTAACTTCTAACCAGGATTGAATAGATTTAAAGAAATGGCTAACACTATCTGGCCATACAGCACAGAATAGAACCATCATAAAAATAAGTATTACAGAAGAATAAAAGACAGGCGGGTTAACACTCGACTTCTTTGACATGATAGAGAACCAGAATAAGTTACGATAAGTCGCTAAAAATCTGCTTTAAAAATAAAAAGTTAACTTATAATACTGCTAACTAATATTTTTCGATTTCATGCAACCGTAAAAAGAAAATTAAGTATATGTGACTACAAATATAGTCACACCACCGTTAATTATCTATTTTACAGGGGGATTATTATTAGAAATGGAAATACCAGCAGTTAGATTAAAACGCATTGCATCTTCAAAAGACCAATCGACCTCGATGAGATCTTCGCGTTTAACTAAACTTGTCACACCAGCCATTTGATAACTCAACTGGAATAATACCGGCACCCAATCACCTTCAGGTAAAGCTTCAGTTAACGGTTTAGGCGCTGTTTGATTCATAATAAACCCAACAACATAACCACCATTTGCTTGCTTAATTAATACCGTCTTTTGATTTTTGGGCTTTCCATCTCGCTTCATCAACGCAGCAATATCACGAATACTGCCGTAGACCGATTTAAACAAGGGGAACTTCATTAACTGCTGTTCTAGCCAGCCATATAACCAAGCAAATGGACTAAACGAAAATAACACCCCTGAAATAAACACCAATACGGCGACTAGAATAAAGCCTGCACCGACAAAGGTATTATTAAGGTCAACTATATCCAGCAGTAAATGACCTAGGCCATCTAAAGAAATAAATAACGACCAAAATAACCAAAGACTTAATACCATAGGTAATAAGTTGGTTAATCCACGAGAAAGGGTATTTTTCATTTAGCTCACGAGAAAGAAGATTAAGCGAAAATGTTAACACAATTTGCTCATTAGTCATGTCGCATATACGAGATGACTAATTGAGCAAACATGACTTTGTGAACTTAATCACATTCAATTAAGTTTACTGTTCTCATATTTAATTTTTTGAAGCAGAAAATGACACCCATTGATGGCGTCCTAACTCTAAAACAACTCCCACAGCTAAACCAGCTGCAGTATTGATAACAAGACAAGCTAACGCCGTAGAAAAAATCACAAAAATACAAAAAGGTTTACCATCGATAAAACGCTTTGACCAAGCAAGTTGAGTACCTGCTATTGCGAGCAAACTCCCTAGCACCGCAAGCGGAATTAGCGAAAGAACAGTCGCAATGCCCTGCCCCCAAAACGCTGCAATAAGTAAACAAGTGACGCCAAAAATAGTCGGCGCTAACCAAGTGCGTGCGCCAAAATGATGCTGTACCGCTAACCCACCCGCGCCGTGACACATAGCAGCACCGCCAAAAGGAGCCAATAACAAATTTGACCACCCTGAGGTTTTAGCAAAAGCCTGTGGAGTAAATTTGTCACTATCATCGGGAAACTTGTCTTTTGCCATCGCAGAAATAGCGATCACCGCATTGGTTAGTGTCAGCGCCAGCTGCGGCAATACCAATAACACAGCTGCAGAACTCCATTCATGACTATCAGGCCAGCTAAACTGCCAAGTTGCAGCTTGGGCGAAATTAAAATTGGGCGCACTTTGGCTTAGGTACTGCCAAGTAATGCCTAACAAAATAACCAGAGGCATCACAATGTATTGCATCGGCATGAAGCGACTTAGAAACAATGCAGCAAAAGCGAGTAATCCCACAGCCCATGTTTCACTCATCATAAAGCCGCCCATCCAAATCAATTGAATACCAA
This window of the Shewanella goraebulensis genome carries:
- a CDS encoding putative sulfate/molybdate transporter, which codes for MRCKTHRLNNVNKFSGELSGAFADLGTFLPLVLGLIALNQFSPQGIFLGFGCFALFTAFYYRRPIPIQPMKVISALVIAEGLTPGMLQASAMLMGVILLILAYSGIIQWMAKQLSPAISIGIQLAIGIQLIWMGGFMMSETWAVGLLAFAALFLSRFMPMQYIVMPLVILLGITWQYLSQSAPNFNFAQAATWQFSWPDSHEWSSAAVLLVLPQLALTLTNAVIAISAMAKDKFPDDSDKFTPQAFAKTSGWSNLLLAPFGGAAMCHGAGGLAVQHHFGARTWLAPTIFGVTCLLIAAFWGQGIATVLSLIPLAVLGSLLAIAGTQLAWSKRFIDGKPFCIFVIFSTALACLVINTAAGLAVGVVLELGRHQWVSFSASKN
- a CDS encoding BCCT family transporter, translated to MSKKSSVNPPVFYSSVILIFMMVLFCAVWPDSVSHFFKSIQSWLEVKAGWLYILGVGIFLIFIIYVMLSRYGDIKLGPDHSVPDYSNKSWVSMLFSAGMGIGLMFFGVAEPVMHFLAPPEADPESIQAAKDALKITFYHYGLHVWAIYAVVALSLAYFSYRHKLPLLPRSGLYPLIGDRIYGPIGHAVDTFAVLGTMFGVATSLGFGVLQVNSGLSYLIDGFPNTISTQVFLTLSITAIATVSVVAGLDKGVRRLSELNLFLALILLIAVLFLGPTVMLLQAFVENTGGYFSDIVNKTFNLYAYEQKEDWIGGWTLLYWGWWISWSPFVGTFIARVSRGRTIREFLMGMLFVPTGITFLWMTVFGNTAIDAIMNRGATYLADAVSNDVSVALFRFFEFLPFSTVLSVVAVFLVVTFFVTSSDSGSLVIDNLTSGGDRTSPVWQRLFWAVLQGVVASVLLVAGGLHALQTAAIASAMPFLIVMFLMCIGLYKALKDDRLKLESVQQHNTSVQFAQANMSWKDRIDVLVSQPSQQDAQNFLDMIAKPALKEVKQAFLDKNVPAVITQVNQRVWLLIGSSENETSPFAYGLRIRAFTMNGTEVETFDSHQDYYRVEVFLEHGGQHYDVMGYTQEQIIADIVNQYERYLHYQHLSNSELVMV
- a CDS encoding magnesium transporter CorA family protein; translated protein: MKSWLCSVVKRGSIISMAVLSLLIMTGCSLLEVKLESGVEPLPKDQINMRMFSREFSYTFYTQVEASADLIANGTDDVTVISNTLMWKIYSEQNLQRAIFQASPVAAMLDTWVFTAQMEQYFSEGAGSDLFGEQQIIAIEASQILSAQFAKTVKGFVDASSYKKHQAFIKQYVAKNPIKDISFSRTSAFQDWLAYSNISEFEAITTFGSMPEVMSDMSDRMAMTTQQMPKILGWKAELYALHADVNAADVEQALKNISETTVKFQALMEQTPEMMTLLASDMRTELSPLIEQLSAVTDDKLQQLSKERASLALIITHEREALVQMITDEREAAIQDLDSLTHKTVELVFKQITEMLKSMIVYFILFLIAVFFAPLGFGVWLGKRMAIRKQA
- a CDS encoding methyltransferase produces the protein MSISTANTTKLLQISKWLTLLKPLWQVQAFECQSLPWEQAFPRLADKVWQIDDADIDALDVEQQTLVEFLLPSVVEDLNSASGSNSSSSLTIEFTELRSLLCNEFIASTGNDSKSALTETELSHFSAHIKGRKWQQITQFAYHVPLDGLPIVEWCAGKGHLGRYLAKTLHTNVTSLEWQQSLCEQGQNFAKRWQLPQQFCCTDVFKLDENPLKTEQHAVALHACGDLHVRLLNLATEAATQSISFSPCCYHLIEAKQYQPLSDAAKQANFSLSRHDLQLPLQQSVIANQKQLALRHQEICWRLGFDSLQRDATGNSNYLPIPSIKRSQLSGGFVDFCHWAASQKQVDISTINDIEAYFQIGRDRQRLTRRIDLVAHLFRQVLEHWLILDRVCYLEQHHYQVEVFEFCSNSITPRNSLIQAKKR
- a CDS encoding DUF502 domain-containing protein, with product MKNTLSRGLTNLLPMVLSLWLFWSLFISLDGLGHLLLDIVDLNNTFVGAGFILVAVLVFISGVLFSFSPFAWLYGWLEQQLMKFPLFKSVYGSIRDIAALMKRDGKPKNQKTVLIKQANGGYVVGFIMNQTAPKPLTEALPEGDWVPVLFQLSYQMAGVTSLVKREDLIEVDWSFEDAMRFNLTAGISISNNNPPVK
- a CDS encoding DUF1289 domain-containing protein, with amino-acid sequence MHSPCVAKCGLNDDDFCMGCFRHINEIVGWGKASDEKKQQIWDLLPERKQTLKGGNSHQVISRDKWLAAEGKL
- a CDS encoding YajD family HNH nuclease gives rise to the protein MSGTQSKLDKVLAEAREYKASREKGYREQALKLYPWVCGRCTREFTHKNLSELTVHHVDHNHDNNPSDGSNWELLCLYCHDNEHSRFEELIRYGSTKEVKQEAATYNPFADLKSMMKK